One genomic segment of Pseudomonas sp. RU47 includes these proteins:
- a CDS encoding oxygenase MpaB family protein, with product MEFIRSRIENQLMSLTGLSLGQLDLENPKGDPGLFGPDSVSWQVHGDFSSMLIGGISALLLQALHPLALAGVWDHSNFREDMLGRLRRTSQFVSGTTFGSRRDADWLIEKVRTIHLQVVGTAPDGRPYAASDPDLLTWVHVAEVSNFLAAHLRYRNPQLSGADQDRYYAEIAVIAERLGAQDVPKSRQAVADYLQRMRPQLLCDERSREVLRLLLAAPAPSVLARPFGDLMMKAGIDLLPDWASDMLDVRQSSLQRQLIRASVRRSAPILRWAMRNGSVQRAKRRMGLLT from the coding sequence ATGGAATTCATCCGTAGTCGTATCGAAAACCAACTGATGAGCCTGACCGGGCTGTCACTCGGCCAACTCGACCTGGAAAACCCCAAGGGCGATCCCGGCCTGTTCGGCCCCGACTCGGTCAGTTGGCAAGTGCACGGCGATTTCAGCAGCATGTTGATCGGCGGCATCAGCGCGTTGTTGCTGCAAGCATTGCATCCACTGGCATTGGCCGGGGTTTGGGATCATTCGAATTTCCGTGAAGACATGCTCGGACGCTTGCGGCGCACCAGTCAGTTTGTTTCCGGCACCACCTTCGGTTCGCGGCGGGATGCCGACTGGCTGATCGAGAAGGTGCGCACCATTCACCTGCAAGTGGTCGGCACTGCTCCGGATGGCCGGCCCTATGCGGCAAGTGATCCAGACTTGCTGACGTGGGTGCATGTGGCCGAGGTCAGCAACTTTCTCGCGGCACATTTGCGTTATCGCAATCCGCAGTTGTCGGGGGCGGATCAGGATCGTTATTACGCGGAAATCGCCGTGATTGCCGAACGACTCGGTGCTCAGGATGTGCCGAAATCGCGTCAGGCCGTAGCCGATTATCTGCAACGCATGCGCCCGCAGTTGCTGTGCGATGAGCGCAGCCGAGAAGTATTGCGCCTATTGCTGGCCGCACCGGCGCCCAGTGTTCTGGCGCGACCGTTTGGCGATTTGATGATGAAGGCCGGTATTGATCTGCTGCCGGACTGGGCCAGCGATATGCTCGATGTCCGCCAGAGTTCGCTGCAACGCCAGTTGATTCGCGCCAGCGTCAGACGCAGCGCGCCGATACTGCGCTGGGCGATGCGCAATGGTTCGGTGCAACGAGCCAAACGCAGGATGGGTTTGCTGACCTGA
- a CDS encoding DUF748 domain-containing protein yields the protein MKPHMPKGLIRAIGALLTALALYSLLGFLILPGIALRVANQQLANYATVPAHIQRIELNPFSLEVTLWGLVIGEPGKEQVGFDRLYADLQIDSLWTKALHLANIELDKPKTEILFAKDGKLNLLGLFNVPASEPTPADPDAKPFPLRIDNIKLAGGVVHFEDVRPSEPIEFLYDDLSFELKNLSTLPEDSADMTLVAIGPAGGRIDWSGNFSLIPFTSEGTLKVTDGKMKAFWPYVRDSVPLVLEDGVISLSSEYKLNLSKETELQLNNVAVSIAPFAIKAPDGRPLAKLERLDVSETSVDLAKQQVVVGKIRSNKLETWAALEADGQLDWQKLFASQPSKPAAKAAAEPANTPAAADSPKAEPTAPSKPWQVLLKDVQLRNYTVHLADRSAKPAVALDITPLNVDLQDFDSLNGSPFKLKLDSGVGKQGKITADGTVNLAPVNAQLNVKTQDIDLRVAQSYINPFIRLELRSGMLGSDLKVNLKSTEPLALSVTGRAQIDQLHTLDTLKTRDFLKWQQVVVEGLNYQHGDSLSIDKVNLFQPYVRFMINDDRTTNIDDLLIPQPADSGAKTTTAKPASNEKPLGIHIGGIAINDGSANFADFSLTPNFATAVQQLNGQIGTIDSRQAKPASVDIKGKVDRYAPVTIKGAVNPFDPMASLDIATSFKRVELTTLTPYSGKFAGYRIRKGRLNLDLHYLITKGQLKAENKVVVEQLQLGEKVDSPDAVSLPLKLAIALLKDVDGKISIELPVTGDLNNPQFSVMPIVWQTLRNLIVKAAAAPFKMIGGLISGGGSQDLGTVSFAPGSSDLSKDAEAALIKLSQALKERPALRLEIEGTAAKSSDGPLLAEQRLEREYQYNYYKMLQRRGDKVPAQASLLQVPEGEKGPLLEGIYRTRLKTQPPAEWKDLGKEERTAKMRDGVIKFWSGSDVLLRQLGQDRASSIKDYLVDKGQLADDRVYFIDANLGEAESDGRVVTQMHLDAE from the coding sequence ATGAAGCCGCACATGCCCAAAGGATTGATTCGCGCGATTGGCGCCTTGTTGACTGCTCTGGCCCTCTACAGCCTGCTGGGGTTTCTGATTTTGCCGGGCATCGCCCTGCGTGTGGCCAATCAACAACTGGCCAATTACGCAACGGTGCCTGCGCATATCCAGCGTATCGAGCTCAACCCGTTCAGCCTTGAAGTCACCCTGTGGGGACTGGTCATCGGCGAGCCGGGCAAGGAACAGGTCGGCTTCGATCGCCTGTACGCCGACCTGCAAATCGACAGCCTGTGGACCAAAGCCCTGCATCTGGCCAACATCGAGCTGGACAAGCCGAAAACCGAAATCCTTTTCGCCAAAGACGGCAAACTCAACCTGCTCGGCCTGTTCAATGTGCCGGCCAGTGAGCCGACACCAGCCGACCCGGACGCCAAACCGTTCCCGCTGCGCATTGACAACATCAAGCTGGCCGGCGGCGTCGTGCACTTTGAGGACGTGCGCCCGAGCGAGCCCATCGAGTTTCTCTACGACGACCTCAGCTTCGAACTGAAAAACCTCAGCACCCTGCCCGAAGACAGTGCCGACATGACCCTGGTCGCCATCGGCCCGGCCGGTGGGCGGATCGACTGGAGTGGCAATTTCAGCCTGATCCCGTTCACTTCCGAAGGCACCCTGAAAGTCACCGACGGCAAGATGAAAGCATTCTGGCCCTACGTGCGTGATTCGGTGCCGCTGGTCCTGGAAGACGGTGTGATCAGCCTCAGCAGCGAATACAAACTCAATCTGTCGAAAGAAACCGAGCTGCAACTGAACAACGTGGCGGTGAGCATCGCGCCGTTCGCCATCAAGGCTCCGGATGGGCGGCCACTGGCGAAACTCGAACGCCTGGACGTCAGCGAAACTTCGGTGGATCTGGCCAAGCAACAAGTCGTGGTCGGCAAGATCCGCAGCAACAAACTGGAAACCTGGGCTGCCCTTGAAGCCGACGGCCAGCTGGACTGGCAGAAACTGTTCGCCAGCCAACCGTCCAAACCTGCCGCCAAAGCCGCCGCAGAACCGGCGAACACGCCAGCCGCTGCCGACTCGCCGAAAGCTGAACCGACTGCGCCGAGCAAGCCTTGGCAAGTGCTGCTCAAAGACGTGCAATTGCGCAACTACACCGTGCATCTTGCCGACCGCTCGGCCAAACCGGCAGTAGCACTGGACATCACCCCGCTGAACGTTGACCTGCAGGATTTCGACAGCCTCAACGGTTCGCCCTTCAAGCTCAAGCTCGACAGCGGCGTGGGCAAGCAAGGCAAGATCACGGCCGACGGCACCGTCAATCTCGCCCCGGTCAATGCCCAGCTCAACGTGAAAACCCAGGACATCGACCTGCGTGTCGCGCAGTCCTATATCAATCCGTTCATTCGCCTGGAACTGCGCAGCGGCATGCTCGGCAGTGACCTGAAGGTCAATCTCAAGAGCACCGAACCACTGGCACTCAGCGTCACCGGTCGCGCACAAATCGATCAACTGCACACCCTCGACACCCTGAAAACCCGCGACTTCCTCAAATGGCAGCAAGTGGTGGTCGAAGGCCTGAACTATCAGCACGGCGACAGTCTGTCGATCGACAAGGTCAACCTCTTCCAGCCTTATGTGCGGTTCATGATCAACGACGATCGCACCACCAACATCGACGACCTGCTGATCCCGCAACCGGCCGACAGTGGCGCGAAAACCACGACAGCGAAACCGGCCAGCAACGAGAAACCGTTGGGCATTCACATCGGTGGCATCGCGATCAATGACGGCTCGGCCAACTTTGCCGACTTCAGCCTGACGCCGAACTTCGCCACCGCCGTGCAGCAGCTCAACGGCCAGATCGGCACCATCGACAGCCGTCAGGCGAAACCGGCCAGCGTCGATATCAAAGGCAAGGTCGACCGCTACGCACCCGTGACCATCAAGGGCGCGGTCAATCCTTTCGACCCGATGGCCAGCCTCGACATCGCCACCAGTTTCAAACGCGTCGAGCTGACGACACTGACGCCCTACTCCGGCAAATTCGCCGGCTACCGTATCCGCAAGGGCCGGCTCAACCTTGACCTGCATTACCTGATCACCAAGGGCCAGCTCAAAGCCGAAAACAAAGTGGTGGTCGAGCAATTGCAGCTCGGCGAAAAAGTCGACAGCCCGGATGCTGTGAGCCTGCCATTGAAACTGGCAATTGCCCTGCTCAAGGACGTTGACGGCAAGATCTCCATCGAATTGCCGGTGACCGGCGACTTGAACAACCCGCAATTCAGCGTAATGCCGATTGTCTGGCAGACCCTGCGCAACCTGATCGTCAAAGCCGCTGCCGCACCGTTCAAAATGATTGGCGGGCTGATCAGTGGCGGCGGTTCGCAAGACCTCGGCACCGTGTCGTTTGCGCCAGGTTCCAGCGACTTGAGCAAAGATGCCGAAGCGGCGCTGATCAAGCTGTCCCAAGCACTGAAGGAACGTCCGGCACTGCGCCTGGAAATCGAAGGCACGGCCGCCAAAAGCAGTGACGGCCCGTTGCTCGCCGAGCAGCGCCTGGAACGTGAATACCAGTACAACTACTACAAGATGCTCCAGCGGCGCGGCGATAAAGTCCCGGCGCAAGCGTCGCTGCTGCAAGTACCAGAGGGCGAGAAAGGCCCACTGCTCGAAGGCATCTACCGCACCCGTCTGAAAACCCAGCCACCGGCCGAATGGAAGGATCTGGGCAAGGAAGAACGCACAGCGAAGATGCGCGATGGCGTGATCAAGTTCTGGAGTGGCAGCGACGTGCTGCTGCGTCAGTTGGGTCAGGACCGTGCCAGCAGCATCAAGGATTATCTGGTCGATAAAGGCCAGCTGGCAGACGACCGCGTGTACTTCATCGACGCCAACCTTGGCGAGGCCGAAAGCGATGGCCGCGTGGTGACGCAAATGCATCTGGATGCCGAGTGA
- a CDS encoding pilin, which translates to MKKQQGFTLIELLIVVAIIGILATIALPQYSKYQARSKVTAGLAEISALKVPFEDTINQGTDPTLTLVAGSATAATSNCTLAASGTASTGAGTITCTLLNAPGPVLSKTITLTRSSGTGAGVWTCGTTVAPDYSPKGCTASGT; encoded by the coding sequence ATGAAAAAACAACAAGGTTTTACTCTGATCGAGCTGCTGATCGTGGTGGCGATCATCGGGATTCTGGCGACCATCGCCTTGCCGCAGTATTCCAAGTATCAGGCGCGGTCGAAGGTAACGGCGGGGCTGGCGGAGATCAGTGCGCTGAAGGTGCCGTTTGAAGACACCATCAATCAAGGCACCGATCCTACGCTGACATTGGTTGCGGGTAGTGCGACGGCGGCGACATCCAACTGCACACTCGCCGCATCCGGTACTGCATCCACCGGTGCCGGAACCATCACTTGCACACTGCTCAATGCCCCGGGTCCGGTGCTGAGCAAGACCATCACCCTGACTCGTTCTTCAGGGACCGGCGCGGGTGTATGGACCTGCGGTACCACCGTTGCTCCGGATTATTCCCCTAAAGGCTGCACCGCCAGCGGTACATAA
- a CDS encoding DUF2845 domain-containing protein, with the protein MKRQWLAALTLALAASHAVASETLRCGSQLISLGDRSSEVLQKCGEPVSRDVLGYKRSANRREEFQVEEWTYGPSNGMYQYLRFEGNRLRQISSKRGN; encoded by the coding sequence ATGAAGCGCCAATGGCTGGCCGCGCTGACACTGGCGCTCGCTGCCAGCCATGCCGTTGCGTCCGAGACCCTGCGCTGCGGCAGTCAATTGATCAGCCTTGGCGACCGCTCCAGCGAAGTCCTGCAAAAGTGCGGTGAGCCGGTCAGCCGCGATGTGCTGGGCTACAAGCGCAGCGCCAATCGCCGGGAGGAGTTTCAGGTAGAGGAATGGACTTACGGCCCGAGCAACGGCATGTACCAATACCTGCGCTTCGAAGGTAATCGCCTGCGGCAGATCAGCAGCAAACGCGGTAACTAG
- the panD gene encoding aspartate 1-decarboxylase, translated as MHAIMLKAKLHRAEVTHAVLDYEGSCAIDGEWLDLSGIREYEQIQIYNVDNGERFTTYAIRGEEGSRMISVNGAAAHKAKVGDRVIICAYAHYSEAELVNFKPRMLYMAPGNELSHTSNAIPVQLA; from the coding sequence ATGCACGCGATCATGCTCAAGGCCAAACTGCACCGCGCCGAAGTCACCCATGCGGTGCTCGATTACGAAGGTTCGTGCGCCATCGATGGCGAGTGGCTGGACTTGTCCGGCATTCGTGAATACGAGCAGATCCAGATTTATAACGTCGACAACGGCGAGCGTTTCACCACCTACGCGATTCGTGGCGAAGAAGGCTCGCGGATGATCTCGGTCAATGGCGCCGCTGCGCACAAGGCCAAGGTCGGCGACCGCGTAATCATTTGTGCCTACGCCCATTACAGCGAAGCGGAGCTGGTCAATTTCAAGCCGCGCATGCTCTACATGGCGCCGGGCAATGAACTGAGCCACACCAGCAACGCCATCCCGGTTCAGCTCGCCTGA
- the acs gene encoding acetate--CoA ligase, which yields MFDIRTFPKADAVRRAAQLSQEDYRRLYRESIEHPNTFWAEQATRFLDWSTPWQTVQRYDLKTGEAAWFSGAKLNVSYNCIDRHLEKRGEQTALLWEGDDPAESAQITYKKLHHHVCRLANVLKSRGVKKGDRVCIYMPMIPEAAYAMLACSRIGAIHSVVFGGFSPDSLRDRILDADCRTVITADEGVRGGKFVPLKQNVDKALQSCPDVSTVVVVERTQGKVDWVEGRDLWYHQAVRDVSDDCPPEPMDAEDPLFILYTSGSTGKPKGVLHTTGGYLLQAAMTFKYVLDYRDGEVFWCTADVGWVTGHSYIVYGPLANGATTLMFEGVPSYPSSSRFWQVIDKHKVNIFYTAPTALRALMREGAEPLQETSRASLRLLGSVGEPINPEAWEWYFNVVGEQRCPIVDTWWQTETGGIMLSPLVSAQRIKPGCATQPMFGVQPVLLDEHGKEIKGAGSGVLAIKSSWPAQIRSVYGDPQRMVDTYFKPYPGYYFTGDGARRDEDGDYWITGRIDDVINVSGHRIGTAEVESALVLHDSIAEAAVVGYPHDVKGQGIYAFVTPMNGTEPNDELKKELLAHVSKEIGSFAKPDLIQWAPALPKTRSGKIMRRILRKIACNELDSLGDTSTLADPSVVQGLIDKRLNQ from the coding sequence ATGTTCGATATCCGCACGTTCCCCAAAGCCGATGCCGTCCGCCGGGCTGCGCAATTGAGTCAGGAAGACTATCGGCGCCTGTACCGCGAATCCATTGAACACCCCAATACCTTCTGGGCCGAACAGGCCACGCGGTTCCTCGACTGGAGCACGCCGTGGCAGACCGTCCAGCGCTATGACCTGAAAACCGGTGAAGCCGCCTGGTTCTCCGGGGCCAAACTGAATGTCAGTTACAACTGCATTGACCGCCACCTGGAAAAGCGCGGCGAGCAGACCGCCCTGCTCTGGGAAGGCGACGACCCGGCCGAATCGGCACAAATCACTTATAAAAAACTCCATCATCATGTCTGCCGCTTGGCCAACGTGCTGAAAAGCCGTGGCGTGAAGAAAGGCGACCGGGTGTGCATCTACATGCCGATGATCCCCGAAGCCGCTTACGCCATGCTCGCGTGTTCGCGGATCGGCGCGATCCATTCGGTGGTGTTCGGCGGTTTCTCCCCCGATTCCCTGCGTGACCGCATTCTCGATGCCGATTGCCGCACGGTGATCACGGCGGATGAAGGCGTGCGCGGCGGCAAGTTCGTGCCACTGAAACAGAACGTCGACAAAGCCCTGCAGAGTTGCCCGGACGTCAGCACCGTCGTGGTGGTCGAGCGCACCCAAGGCAAAGTCGATTGGGTTGAGGGCCGTGACCTCTGGTATCACCAGGCTGTGCGCGACGTCAGCGACGATTGCCCGCCGGAACCAATGGACGCTGAAGATCCGCTGTTCATCCTCTACACCTCCGGCAGCACCGGCAAACCCAAAGGCGTGCTGCACACCACCGGCGGTTACCTGCTGCAAGCGGCGATGACCTTCAAATACGTGCTTGATTACCGCGACGGCGAAGTGTTCTGGTGCACCGCCGATGTCGGCTGGGTCACCGGCCACAGTTACATCGTCTACGGCCCATTGGCCAATGGCGCAACCACGCTGATGTTCGAAGGCGTGCCGAGCTACCCGAGCAGCTCACGATTCTGGCAGGTCATCGATAAACACAAGGTCAACATCTTCTACACAGCTCCTACCGCTTTACGCGCGTTGATGCGCGAAGGTGCCGAACCGTTGCAGGAAACGTCACGCGCCAGCCTCAGATTGCTCGGCAGCGTCGGTGAGCCGATCAACCCGGAGGCGTGGGAATGGTATTTCAATGTCGTAGGAGAACAGCGCTGCCCCATCGTCGACACCTGGTGGCAGACCGAAACCGGCGGCATCATGCTCAGCCCGCTGGTCAGCGCACAACGGATCAAACCGGGCTGCGCCACGCAGCCGATGTTCGGCGTGCAACCGGTGTTGCTCGATGAGCACGGCAAGGAAATCAAAGGCGCCGGCAGCGGCGTGCTGGCGATCAAATCGAGTTGGCCGGCGCAGATCCGCAGCGTCTATGGCGACCCGCAACGCATGGTCGACACCTATTTCAAACCCTACCCCGGCTACTATTTCACCGGCGACGGCGCGCGCCGCGACGAGGACGGCGACTACTGGATCACCGGGCGCATCGACGATGTGATCAACGTCTCCGGTCACCGCATCGGCACCGCTGAAGTGGAAAGCGCGCTGGTGCTGCACGACAGCATCGCCGAAGCCGCCGTGGTCGGTTACCCGCACGACGTCAAAGGTCAGGGCATCTACGCCTTCGTCACCCCGATGAACGGCACCGAGCCGAATGATGAATTGAAGAAAGAACTGCTCGCCCACGTCAGCAAGGAAATCGGCAGCTTCGCCAAACCGGACCTGATCCAGTGGGCGCCGGCCTTGCCGAAAACCCGTTCAGGCAAGATCATGCGGCGCATCCTGCGCAAGATCGCCTGCAACGAACTCGACAGCCTCGGCGACACCTCGACCCTGGCCGACCCGAGCGTGGTGCAAGGCCTGATCGACAAGCGCCTCAATCAGTAA
- a CDS encoding class I SAM-dependent rRNA methyltransferase, whose translation MSSLNQALRAALDQRQDLLAELHRQGTDCYRLFHGSQEGAGGLTIDRYGPQLLVQSFHQTLERDDLLQLHAMVNQTLGLETLLVYNDRSRGNSRIDREDSVYKAEDAALADLVGHEWGLNYRVRGRHAGQDPLLFLDLRNTRGWVKDHAKGKSVLNLFAYTCGVGLSAAAGGAREVCNLDFAEGNLAVGRENGLLNPQLPQMQFIQSDYFPAIRQLAGLPISQRRGQKLPSYQRLDQRQYDLVLLDPPAWAKSAFGTVDLLRDYQSLLKPALLTTADNGVLICCNNLAKVSMDDWREQVLRCAEKTGRPVREWSVMTPGADFPSLDQQPPLKTLILQL comes from the coding sequence ATGTCTTCCTTGAATCAGGCGCTGCGCGCCGCCCTCGATCAACGCCAGGACTTGCTCGCCGAGTTGCACCGCCAGGGCACCGATTGTTATCGGCTGTTCCACGGCAGCCAGGAAGGCGCTGGCGGTCTGACCATCGACCGCTACGGCCCGCAACTGCTGGTGCAGAGCTTCCACCAGACCCTCGAGCGCGATGACCTGCTGCAACTGCACGCCATGGTCAATCAAACATTGGGCCTGGAAACGTTGCTGGTTTACAACGACCGCTCCCGTGGCAATTCGCGTATTGATCGTGAAGACAGCGTCTACAAAGCCGAAGACGCCGCGCTGGCCGATCTGGTCGGTCACGAATGGGGTCTGAACTACCGTGTGCGCGGGCGTCATGCCGGGCAGGACCCGCTGCTGTTCCTCGACCTGCGCAACACCCGTGGCTGGGTCAAGGATCACGCCAAAGGCAAATCCGTGCTCAACCTGTTCGCTTACACCTGCGGCGTCGGCCTCAGCGCAGCCGCCGGTGGCGCGCGTGAAGTGTGCAACCTGGATTTCGCCGAAGGCAATCTGGCGGTCGGCCGCGAAAACGGTCTGCTCAACCCGCAGTTGCCGCAGATGCAGTTCATCCAGTCGGACTACTTCCCGGCCATCCGCCAACTCGCCGGGCTGCCGATCAGCCAGCGCCGGGGGCAGAAACTGCCGAGCTACCAGCGCCTCGATCAGCGCCAATATGACCTGGTCCTGCTCGATCCACCGGCCTGGGCCAAGAGTGCATTCGGCACCGTCGACCTGCTGCGCGACTACCAGAGCCTGCTCAAACCTGCCCTGCTGACCACCGCCGACAACGGCGTGCTGATCTGCTGCAACAACCTGGCGAAAGTCAGCATGGACGACTGGCGCGAGCAGGTGCTGCGCTGTGCCGAGAAGACCGGACGCCCGGTGCGTGAGTGGAGCGTGATGACCCCGGGTGCCGACTTCCCGTCCCTGGACCAGCAACCGCCGCTGAAAACCCTGATCCTGCAGCTCTGA
- the pgi gene encoding glucose-6-phosphate isomerase, translated as MAYYLTPQDVTALPAWQALKDHRQAMQDFSMREAFNADPQRFNQFTLSSCGLFLDYSKNLINAQTRNLLVGLANEVDLKGAIKALFEGEIVNTSEGRPALHTALRRPVGDKLSVNGVNVMPEVHKVLNQITDLVGRIHDGLWRGYTEKPITDVVNIGIGGSFLGPELVSEALLSYAQKGVRCHYLANIDGSEFHELTQKLRAETTLFIVSSKSFNTLETLKNAQAARAWYLAQGGSEAELYRHFIAVSSNNAAAVAFGIREENIFPMWDWVGGRYSLWSAIGLPIALAIGMSNFKELLSGAYTMDQHFQTAPFEQNMPVLLALLGVWYGNFWGAQSHAILPYDHYLRNITKHLQQLDMESNGKSVRQDGTPVSTDTGPVIWGGVGCNGQHAYHQLLHQGSQLIPADFIVPIVSFNPVSDHHQWLYANCLSQSQALMLGKTLAEAEQELRDKGMSEAEVHKLAPHKVIPGNRPSNTIVVERISPRRLGALVAMYEHKVFVQSVVWGINAFDQWGVELGKELGKGVYNRLVGSDESTADDPSTQGLINYFRGRHRG; from the coding sequence ATGGCGTATTACCTCACTCCTCAAGACGTTACCGCTCTGCCCGCCTGGCAAGCGTTGAAAGACCACCGCCAAGCCATGCAGGATTTCAGCATGCGCGAAGCCTTCAACGCCGATCCGCAGCGCTTCAATCAGTTCACCCTCAGCAGCTGTGGACTGTTTCTCGATTATTCGAAGAATTTGATCAACGCCCAGACCCGCAACCTGCTGGTCGGTCTGGCCAATGAAGTCGATCTCAAAGGCGCCATCAAAGCGCTGTTTGAAGGCGAAATCGTCAACACTTCCGAAGGCCGCCCGGCGCTGCACACCGCCCTGCGTCGCCCGGTGGGCGACAAGCTGTCGGTCAATGGCGTCAACGTGATGCCGGAAGTCCACAAGGTTTTGAACCAGATCACCGATCTGGTCGGCCGCATTCACGACGGTCTGTGGCGTGGTTATACCGAGAAGCCGATCACCGACGTGGTCAACATTGGTATCGGTGGCTCGTTCCTCGGCCCTGAGCTGGTCTCCGAAGCGCTGCTGTCGTACGCGCAGAAAGGCGTGCGTTGCCATTATCTGGCGAACATCGATGGCAGCGAATTCCACGAGCTGACGCAGAAACTGCGCGCCGAGACCACACTGTTCATTGTTTCGTCGAAGTCGTTCAACACCCTCGAAACCCTGAAGAACGCTCAGGCCGCACGTGCCTGGTACCTGGCGCAGGGCGGTTCGGAAGCCGAGCTGTATCGCCACTTCATCGCCGTATCGAGCAACAACGCAGCGGCCGTTGCGTTCGGTATCCGCGAAGAAAACATCTTCCCGATGTGGGATTGGGTCGGCGGTCGTTATTCGCTGTGGTCGGCCATCGGTTTGCCGATTGCCCTGGCCATCGGCATGTCCAACTTCAAGGAACTGCTGTCCGGTGCCTACACCATGGACCAGCATTTCCAGACCGCGCCGTTCGAACAGAACATGCCGGTGCTGCTGGCCCTGCTCGGTGTGTGGTACGGCAACTTCTGGGGCGCGCAAAGCCACGCGATCCTGCCGTACGACCATTACCTGCGCAACATCACCAAGCACTTGCAACAACTGGACATGGAATCCAACGGCAAGAGCGTGCGTCAGGATGGCACGCCGGTGTCGACCGATACCGGTCCGGTGATCTGGGGCGGCGTCGGCTGCAACGGTCAGCACGCTTACCACCAGTTGCTGCATCAAGGTTCGCAGTTGATCCCGGCCGATTTCATCGTGCCGATCGTCAGCTTCAACCCGGTTTCCGACCACCATCAGTGGCTGTACGCCAACTGCCTGTCGCAGAGCCAGGCGCTGATGCTCGGCAAGACCCTGGCGGAAGCCGAGCAAGAACTGCGCGACAAGGGCATGAGCGAAGCAGAAGTGCACAAACTCGCACCGCACAAGGTGATCCCGGGCAACCGTCCGAGCAACACCATCGTGGTCGAGCGCATCAGCCCGCGCCGTCTCGGCGCACTGGTGGCGATGTATGAACACAAAGTGTTCGTGCAAAGCGTGGTCTGGGGCATCAACGCCTTTGACCAGTGGGGCGTTGAGTTGGGCAAGGAATTGGGTAAAGGCGTTTACAACCGTCTGGTCGGCAGCGATGAAAGCACTGCTGATGATCCGTCTACCCAAGGCCTGATCAACTACTTCCGCGGTCGTCACCGCGGTTGA
- a CDS encoding BON domain-containing protein, giving the protein MKKFAITAAAATALTLTMASGAFAQSTQATQAPMTLAAGEVTQAKEATSDTWITTKVKADLVTEKGIPGTDIKVETNKGVVSLSSTVAVTDAQKATAVAITKKIKGVKAVSADGLKAE; this is encoded by the coding sequence ATGAAGAAGTTCGCTATCACTGCCGCTGCTGCTACCGCGCTGACCCTGACCATGGCTTCCGGTGCATTCGCACAATCCACCCAGGCTACCCAGGCTCCAATGACTCTGGCTGCCGGTGAAGTCACCCAGGCTAAAGAAGCTACTTCCGACACCTGGATCACCACTAAAGTCAAAGCTGACCTGGTCACCGAAAAAGGCATTCCAGGTACCGACATCAAAGTAGAAACCAACAAAGGCGTGGTTTCCCTGTCGTCGACTGTTGCGGTAACTGATGCTCAGAAAGCTACCGCTGTCGCTATTACCAAGAAAATCAAAGGTGTTAAAGCGGTCTCCGCTGACGGCCTGAAAGCCGAGTAA